The following coding sequences are from one Streptomyces sp. NBC_01232 window:
- a CDS encoding PH domain-containing protein: METGTMGETGGPAWVGLPGGLLTLRRTLLVIWTVLLAVATAVVLGLTAGPVWAVLGTFWLLVLAWGWVLLGRNWRSWRYAERADDLLISRGVLWREETVVPYGRMQLVEVTSGPLERRFGLASVQLHTAAAASDAKIPGLVPAEAERLRDRLTALGEARSAGL; the protein is encoded by the coding sequence ATGGAAACGGGGACGATGGGTGAGACGGGCGGGCCCGCATGGGTCGGGCTGCCGGGTGGGCTGCTCACTCTGCGGCGCACGCTGCTGGTGATCTGGACGGTGCTGCTCGCCGTCGCGACCGCCGTCGTACTGGGGCTGACGGCCGGCCCGGTGTGGGCGGTCCTCGGAACGTTCTGGCTGCTGGTCCTGGCCTGGGGCTGGGTGCTGCTCGGCCGGAACTGGCGCTCCTGGCGGTACGCGGAGCGCGCGGACGACCTGCTGATCAGCAGGGGAGTGCTCTGGCGGGAGGAGACCGTGGTCCCGTACGGGCGGATGCAGCTGGTCGAGGTCACCTCGGGCCCGCTGGAACGGCGCTTCGGCCTGGCCTCCGTACAGCTGCACACGGCCGCGGCCGCCAGCGACGCCAAGATCCCCGGGCTGGTGCCGGCCGAGGCGGAGCGGCTGCGCGACCGGCTCACCGCCCTCGGCGAGGCAAGGTCGGCGGGCCTGTGA
- a CDS encoding ABC transporter substrate-binding protein — MTKTTRVLGASLGALALTVSLAACGGDSLEKSKDGGAAPAGSSSSAGGGKGSLVIGAAGFTESNVLAELYAQVLKDAGYSTSIKTVNNRELYEPSLEKGEIDVVPEYAATLAEFLNAKVNGPKAPEEKPVASSDVAATVAGLEKLAAPLGLKALAAGEAVDQNAFAVTKEFAQKNNLKTLSDLGKSGLKVKIAAGDECSVRPFCAPGLTKTYGIQVSGIDPKGVGTPQAKQAVKDGADQLVLTTTTDATLESFGLVLLDDDKKLQNADNVLPVVNAKDAGTPEIAAALDKLTKALTTADLVDLNRKVDAERAKPADVAKAYLESKSLLKK; from the coding sequence ATGACCAAGACCACGCGCGTCCTCGGCGCGTCCCTGGGCGCCCTGGCGCTGACGGTGTCGCTGGCCGCGTGCGGCGGCGACAGCCTGGAGAAGAGCAAGGACGGCGGTGCGGCCCCGGCCGGCTCCTCCTCGTCCGCGGGCGGCGGCAAGGGCAGCCTGGTGATCGGCGCGGCCGGGTTCACCGAGTCGAACGTGCTCGCCGAGCTGTACGCGCAGGTCCTGAAGGACGCGGGTTACAGCACCTCGATCAAGACGGTCAACAACCGCGAGCTGTACGAGCCGTCCCTGGAGAAGGGCGAGATCGACGTCGTCCCGGAGTACGCGGCCACGCTCGCGGAGTTCCTCAACGCCAAGGTGAACGGTCCCAAGGCGCCCGAGGAGAAGCCGGTCGCCTCCAGCGACGTCGCGGCGACGGTGGCGGGCCTGGAGAAGCTCGCGGCCCCGCTCGGCCTGAAGGCGCTCGCCGCGGGCGAGGCCGTCGACCAGAACGCATTCGCGGTGACCAAGGAATTCGCCCAGAAGAACAACCTCAAGACGCTTTCCGATCTTGGTAAGTCCGGGCTCAAGGTGAAGATCGCGGCGGGCGACGAATGCAGCGTCCGTCCGTTCTGCGCACCGGGGTTGACCAAGACGTACGGAATTCAGGTTTCCGGGATCGACCCGAAGGGCGTCGGCACCCCGCAGGCCAAGCAGGCGGTCAAGGACGGCGCCGACCAGCTGGTGCTCACCACGACCACGGACGCCACCCTCGAAAGCTTCGGCCTGGTCCTGCTGGACGACGACAAGAAGCTCCAGAACGCCGACAACGTCCTGCCGGTGGTCAACGCCAAGGACGCCGGAACCCCGGAGATCGCGGCCGCCCTCGACAAGCTGACCAAGGCGCTCACGACGGCCGATCTGGTCGACCTGAACCGCAAGGTGGACGCCGAGCGCGCCAAGCCGGCCGACGTCGCGAAGGCCTACCTGGAGTCCAAGAGCCTGCTGAAGAAGTAG
- a CDS encoding ABC transporter ATP-binding protein yields the protein MIRFEHVTKRYPDGTTAVEDLSFEVAEGELVTLVGPSGCGKTTTMKMVNRLIDPTSGRILLGGEDIADADPVELRRRIGYVIQQVGLFPHKTVLENTATVPQLIGTPKAQARARAAELLELVGLDPSVYGGRYPEQLSGGQRQRVGVARALAADPPVLLMDEPFGAVDPVVRERLQNEFLTLQKTVRKTILLVTHDLEEAIRLGDRIAVYGTGTIEQFARPAAVLGTPATPYVASFVGSDRGLKRLAVTAVEAADLTAVEGKAPAASVDLGSTLREALAALLQEDSGRIGVTDPESGVLVGVLTPQDVHRALRRAQLQEA from the coding sequence GTGATCCGATTCGAGCATGTGACCAAGCGCTACCCCGACGGGACGACAGCCGTCGAGGACCTGTCCTTCGAGGTGGCGGAGGGTGAGCTGGTCACGCTCGTGGGGCCGTCCGGCTGCGGCAAGACGACCACGATGAAGATGGTCAACCGGCTCATCGACCCGACCTCCGGCCGGATCCTGCTCGGCGGCGAGGACATCGCGGACGCCGATCCGGTCGAGCTGCGCCGCCGCATCGGCTACGTCATCCAGCAGGTCGGCCTGTTCCCGCACAAGACGGTCCTGGAGAACACGGCGACCGTGCCGCAGCTGATCGGCACGCCGAAGGCGCAGGCCCGTGCTCGGGCGGCCGAACTGCTCGAACTGGTGGGCCTGGATCCGTCCGTGTACGGCGGCCGGTACCCGGAGCAGCTGTCGGGCGGGCAGCGCCAGCGCGTCGGTGTGGCCCGCGCGCTCGCCGCCGATCCGCCGGTGCTGCTGATGGACGAGCCGTTCGGTGCGGTGGACCCGGTGGTGCGCGAGCGGCTGCAGAACGAGTTCCTGACGCTGCAGAAGACGGTGCGCAAGACGATCCTGCTGGTCACGCACGACCTGGAGGAGGCGATCCGGCTCGGCGACCGCATCGCGGTCTACGGAACGGGCACCATCGAGCAGTTCGCCCGTCCGGCGGCGGTGCTCGGAACGCCGGCCACCCCCTACGTGGCCTCCTTCGTCGGCTCCGACCGGGGGCTCAAGCGGCTCGCGGTCACCGCCGTCGAGGCGGCCGACCTTACGGCGGTGGAGGGGAAGGCCCCGGCGGCCTCGGTGGATTTGGGGTCGACGCTGCGCGAGGCGCTCGCGGCCCTGCTGCAGGAGGACTCGGGGCGGATCGGGGTCACGGACCCGGAATCCGGCGTGCTGGTCGGCGTACTGACTCCGCAGGACGTCCACCGGGCACTGCGCCGGGCCCAGCTGCAGGAGGCGTAG
- a CDS encoding alpha/beta hydrolase family protein → MTITQQHSKQRHRRREWLRRGAAAVALAAVLGGIAAPAALAAPSAGATASAGAAASATAARGRLVSVTPLDTLDRDRVVAELGTLGIDPGTVRYGVSAYRLTYATVDPRGRPTTATGLLVLPRGGPHRLDLVSDTHGTIATRDDAPSGGAGYNRLTPYLHASAGRAVAAPDYLGLGGGPGGHPYMDTRSSVTASVDMLKAARTAAGRLGRQVTRDVYATGFSQGGQVAMALGRELSHGRDGLRLRALAPIAGPHDLLGTEFPGITDGRVDPRSAVFYLSYFLTAQNRLHPLYKDPAEVFRAPYAQAVEGLFDGSHPPQDIVAALPATPQELLTPQWAENVRTPSGALLEAVRVNDGVCDWKPAAPVRLYAGAADTDVPIANSRACAADLARHGVRAKVVDQGPDADHTTTAVRSAPQVVRWFDSIR, encoded by the coding sequence ATGACGATCACGCAGCAGCACAGCAAGCAGCGGCATCGGCGGCGGGAGTGGCTGCGGCGCGGAGCAGCCGCCGTGGCCCTCGCCGCCGTACTCGGCGGGATCGCCGCCCCGGCGGCGCTCGCAGCACCCTCGGCCGGGGCCACGGCCTCGGCCGGGGCAGCCGCGTCCGCCACGGCCGCCCGCGGCAGGCTCGTCTCCGTCACCCCGCTGGACACCCTCGACCGCGACCGGGTCGTCGCCGAACTCGGCACGCTGGGCATCGACCCCGGAACCGTCCGGTACGGCGTGAGCGCCTACCGGCTCACCTACGCGACCGTGGACCCGCGGGGCCGGCCGACCACCGCGACCGGGCTGCTCGTCCTGCCGCGCGGCGGCCCGCACCGCCTCGACCTGGTCTCCGACACCCACGGCACGATCGCCACCCGTGACGACGCCCCGTCCGGGGGCGCCGGATACAACCGCCTCACGCCGTACCTGCACGCCTCCGCGGGCCGCGCCGTCGCCGCCCCGGACTACCTGGGCCTGGGCGGCGGCCCCGGCGGCCACCCGTACATGGACACCCGTTCCTCGGTCACGGCCTCCGTCGACATGCTGAAGGCCGCCCGCACGGCGGCCGGGCGGCTCGGGCGCCAGGTCACCCGGGACGTGTACGCCACCGGCTTCTCGCAGGGCGGCCAGGTGGCGATGGCCCTGGGCCGCGAGCTCTCCCACGGCCGCGACGGCCTGCGGCTGCGGGCGCTGGCCCCGATCGCCGGGCCGCACGACCTGCTCGGCACCGAGTTCCCGGGGATCACCGACGGCCGGGTCGACCCGCGCAGCGCCGTCTTCTACCTCTCCTACTTCCTCACGGCCCAGAACCGGCTCCACCCGCTCTACAAGGACCCCGCCGAGGTGTTCCGGGCCCCCTATGCACAGGCTGTGGAAGGCCTGTTCGACGGCAGCCACCCGCCGCAGGACATCGTGGCCGCGCTCCCGGCGACTCCGCAGGAGCTGCTGACCCCGCAGTGGGCCGAGAACGTCCGCACCCCGAGCGGGGCCCTGCTGGAGGCGGTGAGGGTCAACGACGGCGTCTGCGACTGGAAGCCGGCCGCGCCCGTACGCCTCTACGCGGGCGCGGCCGACACCGACGTGCCGATCGCCAACTCCCGCGCCTGCGCCGCCGACCTGGCCCGCCACGGGGTCCGGGCGAAGGTCGTCGACCAGGGCCCGGACGCCGACCACACGACCACGGCGGTCCGCTCGGCGCCGCAGGTGGTGCGCTGGTTCGACTCGATCCGCTAG
- a CDS encoding TetR/AcrR family transcriptional regulator, giving the protein MATAGTTATGTTAATEAALGTRDRLVRTASRLMQRGGYENTPVKQLVREAEATLGSLYHFFPGGKQELAVAAIHFGDEEFAGLLRIGLAAHPDPAQAVEGVAVLLAQALEASDWRDGCPVTATALETIGRLPELQAACATAFANWQHLVAAKLLASGYPEPDARDLAMTVINTLEGAEMTSQVTRSRTPLLVAGRHLARLVASYGP; this is encoded by the coding sequence ATGGCAACAGCAGGGACGACGGCGACAGGGACGACGGCGGCGACGGAAGCGGCGCTGGGAACGCGCGACCGGCTGGTCCGCACCGCATCGCGCCTCATGCAGCGCGGCGGCTACGAGAACACCCCGGTCAAGCAGCTCGTCCGCGAGGCCGAGGCCACCCTCGGCTCGCTGTACCACTTCTTCCCGGGCGGCAAGCAGGAGCTCGCGGTGGCCGCGATCCATTTCGGCGACGAGGAGTTCGCCGGGCTGCTGCGCATCGGGCTGGCCGCTCACCCGGACCCGGCGCAAGCGGTCGAGGGCGTCGCCGTCCTGCTCGCGCAGGCGCTGGAGGCCTCCGACTGGCGGGACGGCTGCCCGGTGACGGCCACGGCCCTGGAGACGATCGGCCGCCTCCCGGAACTCCAGGCGGCCTGCGCCACGGCCTTCGCCAACTGGCAGCATCTGGTGGCCGCGAAGCTCCTGGCCTCGGGCTACCCGGAGCCGGACGCCCGCGACCTCGCCATGACGGTGATCAACACCCTGGAGGGCGCCGAGATGACCTCACAGGTCACCCGGAGCCGCACACCGCTCCTGGTGGCGGGCCGGCACCTGGCCCGCCTGGTGGCCTCGTACGGCCCCTGA
- a CDS encoding ABC transporter permease — MTGANCLVANDWICWDYVTSRSQELTDATLEHIWITAVSVLIGIAVSVPLALLARRGRHWAAPVLAFTTLLYTVPSLAMFSLLLPVFGLSAALVVTGLVLYSLTILVRNVLAGLEAVPEDVREAARGMGYGPGRLLWQVELPLALPALLAGVRIATVSTVALTTVGSIVGKGGLGNLIAPAVNSSFRAQVLTASVLCVLLALAADLLLLGLQRLLTPWTRAGAGGRSAIPAPAPAPAPAPAPAPMKGA; from the coding sequence GTGACCGGAGCGAACTGCCTGGTGGCGAATGACTGGATCTGCTGGGACTACGTCACCTCGCGTTCCCAGGAACTCACCGACGCCACCCTCGAACACATCTGGATCACCGCCGTGTCGGTCCTGATCGGCATCGCCGTGTCCGTGCCGCTCGCCCTGCTGGCCCGCCGCGGCCGCCACTGGGCGGCGCCCGTCCTGGCCTTCACCACCCTCCTCTACACGGTCCCCTCGCTGGCCATGTTCTCCCTGCTGCTGCCCGTCTTCGGGCTCTCGGCGGCGCTGGTGGTGACCGGGCTCGTGCTGTATTCGCTGACGATCCTGGTCCGCAACGTGCTGGCCGGCCTGGAGGCCGTTCCCGAGGACGTAAGGGAGGCCGCGCGCGGCATGGGGTACGGCCCGGGGCGCCTGCTGTGGCAGGTCGAACTGCCGCTCGCGCTTCCCGCACTGCTCGCCGGTGTCCGGATCGCCACCGTCTCGACCGTCGCGCTGACCACGGTCGGCTCCATCGTCGGCAAGGGCGGCCTCGGCAATCTCATCGCCCCGGCCGTCAACAGCTCCTTCAGGGCCCAGGTGCTCACCGCCTCCGTGCTGTGCGTGCTGCTCGCGCTCGCGGCCGACCTGCTGCTGCTCGGCCTGCAGCGGCTGCTCACCCCGTGGACCCGGGCCGGCGCCGGTGGCCGGTCCGCGATCCCCGCACCTGCTCCCGCACCCGCTCCCGCTCCCGCGCCGGCTCCGATGAAGGGGGCCTGA
- a CDS encoding alpha/beta hydrolase — MGLTSNTVLALAILAGVLLFAATVWFWPKLSNRTWRAFAGRVGLLLATQLALFSAVGLAANKSFLFYGSWADLLGKETSMGKVVDHSMSSKDIKVVDKQKLDVPGGAKPQVGGQILKVAITGQKSKITSPGYVWLPPEYFQPQHKDRNFPASIVLTGYPGTAENLIKGLDYPMKAFSLSKAGKMKPMILVMLRPTIAPPRDTECVDIPGGPQTETFFGEDLPQAITDTFRVGKKPQNMGFIGNSTGGYCALKIAAHYPETFGAAAGLSAYYDAPDDPTTGDLFHGDAKLKKRADVLHSIENKKPSGTSFLVTSSEKGEPNLSDTKKFIKKVQSPDRVSSIILDSGGHNFNTWRREIPPMLTWMSGRIEA, encoded by the coding sequence ATGGGTCTCACCAGTAATACGGTTCTGGCGCTGGCCATCCTCGCCGGTGTGCTGCTGTTCGCGGCCACGGTCTGGTTCTGGCCGAAGCTCTCGAACCGCACCTGGCGCGCGTTCGCCGGCCGTGTCGGGCTCCTGCTGGCGACCCAGCTGGCGCTGTTCTCGGCTGTGGGGCTCGCGGCCAACAAGTCGTTCCTCTTCTACGGTTCCTGGGCCGACCTGCTCGGCAAGGAGACGTCCATGGGCAAGGTCGTCGACCACTCGATGAGCAGCAAGGACATCAAGGTCGTCGACAAGCAGAAGCTGGACGTACCCGGCGGCGCCAAGCCCCAGGTCGGTGGTCAGATCCTGAAGGTTGCCATAACCGGGCAGAAGTCGAAGATAACGAGTCCCGGCTACGTCTGGCTCCCGCCGGAGTACTTCCAGCCGCAGCACAAGGACCGTAACTTCCCCGCGTCCATCGTCCTGACCGGCTACCCGGGCACCGCCGAGAACCTGATCAAAGGGCTCGACTACCCGATGAAGGCGTTCAGCCTGTCCAAGGCCGGCAAGATGAAGCCGATGATCCTGGTCATGCTGCGGCCGACGATCGCGCCTCCGCGCGACACCGAGTGCGTCGATATACCCGGTGGCCCGCAGACCGAGACCTTCTTCGGCGAGGACCTCCCGCAGGCCATCACGGACACCTTCCGGGTCGGCAAGAAGCCGCAGAACATGGGCTTCATCGGCAACTCCACGGGCGGTTACTGCGCTCTGAAGATCGCCGCGCACTACCCGGAGACCTTCGGCGCGGCCGCCGGTCTGTCCGCGTACTACGACGCGCCGGACGACCCGACGACCGGTGACCTGTTCCACGGGGACGCGAAGCTGAAGAAGCGTGCGGACGTGCTGCACAGCATCGAGAACAAGAAGCCGAGCGGTACGTCCTTCCTCGTGACCAGCAGCGAGAAGGGCGAGCCGAACCTCTCCGACACCAAGAAGTTCATCAAGAAGGTGCAGAGCCCGGACCGGGTCTCCTCCATCATCCTCGACAGCGGTGGCCACAACTTCAACACGTGGCGACGGGAGATCCCGCCGATGCTGACGTGGATGAGCGGCCGCATCGAGGCCTGA
- a CDS encoding arylamine N-acetyltransferase family protein encodes MITGIYTDYLARIGVTNPGSPSVEGLFALTRAHLERIPFENTDIQLGRPPAIDPELSVRRLAAGRGGYCFHLNGAFAALLEQLGYDVTLHVGGVCADTDSREVSGDHLTLTVRIDGQAYFVDVGLGDGPPEPLPLREGRYERGFAYGLRPLGSADGSGSGSEASDGSEASDGSDTGWTFLNEDSPFPAMNFRSAPATMADFADEHLRLSTAEDSPFLQSFFMLRRHAGGVHRLHGKVLLHIGPDGGRDKRELASSQELSETMATVFGRELDDLTPADRAALWDRVERAHEAWLASQQD; translated from the coding sequence ATGATCACTGGCATATACACCGACTACCTGGCCCGGATCGGCGTCACGAATCCCGGATCCCCCTCCGTGGAAGGGCTGTTCGCACTCACGCGGGCCCATCTGGAGCGGATCCCGTTCGAGAACACCGACATCCAGCTGGGCCGGCCGCCGGCCATCGACCCCGAGCTGTCCGTACGCCGCCTCGCCGCGGGGCGCGGCGGCTACTGCTTCCACCTCAACGGCGCCTTCGCGGCGCTGCTGGAGCAGCTCGGATACGACGTGACGCTGCACGTCGGGGGCGTGTGCGCGGACACGGACTCCCGGGAGGTGAGCGGCGACCACCTCACGCTGACCGTACGGATCGACGGGCAGGCCTACTTCGTGGACGTCGGCCTGGGCGACGGCCCGCCGGAGCCGCTGCCGCTGCGCGAGGGACGGTACGAGCGGGGCTTTGCGTACGGCCTGCGGCCGCTCGGGAGCGCGGACGGATCCGGGTCCGGGTCCGAAGCGTCCGACGGGTCCGAAGCGTCCGACGGGTCCGACACGGGCTGGACCTTCCTGAATGAGGACTCCCCCTTCCCCGCGATGAACTTCCGCTCGGCCCCCGCGACCATGGCCGATTTCGCGGACGAGCACCTGCGGCTGTCCACCGCCGAGGACTCCCCCTTCCTGCAGTCCTTCTTCATGCTGCGGCGCCACGCCGGCGGCGTCCACCGGCTGCACGGCAAGGTCCTCCTCCACATCGGCCCCGACGGCGGGCGCGACAAGCGGGAACTGGCCTCCTCGCAGGAGCTCTCCGAGACCATGGCCACAGTCTTCGGACGGGAACTCGACGACCTGACGCCGGCGGACCGGGCCGCGCTGTGGGACCGGGTGGAGCGCGCGCACGAGGCGTGGCTCGCCTCCCAGCAGGACTGA
- a CDS encoding NADH-quinone oxidoreductase subunit D, whose translation MTETTVGIGGAAESTDMVLNIGPQHPSTHGVLRLRLVLDGERIVSAEPVVGYMHRGAEKLFEARDYRQIVMLANRHDWLSAFSNELGVVMAVERMLGMEVPERAVWMRTLLAELNRVLNHLMFLGSYPLELGGITPIFHAFREREELQAVMEEISGGRMHYMFNRVGGLKEDLPAGWLGRARAAIADVRTRMDVYDKLVHGNEIFRARTRGVGILSAEAVHAYGVSGPIARASGVDFDLRRDEPYLAYGELQDVLKVVTRTEGDCLARFECLLDQTHNALDLAVACLDRMDVLPPGPVNQRLPKVLKAPEGHTYAWTENPLGINGYYLVSKGEKTPYRLKLRSASYNNIQALAVLLPGQLVADMVAILGSLFFVVGDIDK comes from the coding sequence ATGACGGAGACCACGGTCGGTATCGGCGGAGCGGCGGAGAGCACCGACATGGTGCTCAACATCGGGCCCCAGCACCCTTCCACGCACGGCGTGCTGCGCCTGCGCCTCGTCCTGGACGGCGAGCGGATCGTCAGCGCCGAACCGGTGGTCGGCTATATGCACCGCGGCGCGGAGAAACTCTTCGAGGCCCGCGACTACCGGCAGATCGTGATGCTCGCGAACCGGCACGACTGGCTGTCCGCGTTCTCGAACGAGCTGGGCGTCGTCATGGCGGTCGAGCGGATGCTCGGCATGGAGGTCCCCGAGCGGGCCGTGTGGATGCGGACGCTGCTGGCCGAGCTGAACCGGGTGCTGAACCACCTGATGTTCCTCGGCTCGTACCCCCTCGAGCTGGGTGGCATCACCCCGATCTTCCACGCGTTCCGCGAGCGCGAGGAGCTCCAGGCCGTCATGGAGGAGATCTCCGGCGGCCGCATGCACTACATGTTCAACCGGGTCGGCGGCCTCAAGGAGGACCTCCCGGCCGGCTGGCTCGGCCGGGCCCGCGCCGCGATCGCCGACGTCCGGACCCGGATGGACGTCTACGACAAGCTGGTCCACGGGAACGAGATCTTCCGCGCCCGTACCCGCGGTGTCGGGATCCTGTCCGCCGAGGCGGTGCACGCCTACGGGGTCTCCGGCCCGATCGCCCGCGCGTCCGGTGTCGACTTCGACCTGCGCCGCGACGAGCCGTACCTGGCCTACGGCGAGCTCCAGGACGTCCTGAAGGTGGTCACCCGCACCGAGGGCGACTGCCTGGCCCGCTTCGAGTGCCTGCTGGACCAGACCCACAACGCGCTCGACCTGGCCGTGGCCTGCCTGGACCGGATGGACGTGCTCCCGCCGGGGCCGGTCAACCAGCGGCTGCCCAAGGTTCTGAAGGCGCCGGAGGGGCACACGTACGCCTGGACCGAGAACCCGCTCGGCATCAACGGCTACTACCTCGTCTCCAAGGGCGAGAAGACCCCGTACCGGCTGAAGCTGCGCAGCGCCTCCTACAACAACATCCAGGCGCTGGCCGTGCTGCTGCCGGGACAGTTGGTCGCGGACATGGTGGCGATCCTGGGCTCGCTCTTCTTCGTGGTCGGCGACATCGACAAATAG
- a CDS encoding ABC transporter permease, with amino-acid sequence MGVLGGAWDWLANGANWSGESGVWHRLGEHVYVSGVALAIACAVALPVGLFLGHLGKGGTLAINISNIGRAVPVFAVLALFMVSPLRNAGYLPTIAALVLFAVPPLLTNAYVGMREVDRAVVEAARGMGMSGPQLFLRVELPLARGLVMTGLRSGAVQVIATATIAAMVGQGGLGRIITAGFNTYNTPQVVAGALLVAALALLVEGALIAADRLLPRTAASR; translated from the coding sequence GTGGGCGTCCTGGGAGGAGCCTGGGACTGGCTGGCGAACGGTGCCAACTGGTCGGGGGAGAGCGGTGTCTGGCACCGGCTCGGCGAGCACGTCTACGTGAGCGGGGTCGCGCTCGCGATCGCCTGCGCGGTGGCGCTGCCCGTCGGCTTGTTCCTCGGCCACCTCGGCAAGGGCGGCACCCTCGCGATCAACATCTCCAACATCGGCCGGGCCGTCCCCGTCTTCGCGGTGCTGGCGCTGTTCATGGTCTCCCCGCTGCGCAACGCCGGCTACCTGCCCACCATCGCCGCGCTGGTGCTGTTCGCCGTACCGCCGCTGCTGACGAACGCGTACGTCGGCATGCGCGAGGTGGACCGGGCGGTGGTCGAGGCAGCCCGCGGCATGGGCATGTCCGGGCCCCAGCTCTTCCTGCGCGTCGAACTTCCGCTCGCGCGCGGCCTGGTGATGACCGGGCTGCGCTCGGGCGCCGTGCAGGTCATCGCCACGGCGACGATCGCCGCCATGGTCGGCCAGGGCGGCCTCGGCCGGATCATCACCGCCGGCTTCAACACGTACAACACCCCGCAGGTCGTCGCGGGAGCCCTGCTGGTGGCCGCCCTCGCCCTGCTGGTGGAGGGCGCGCTGATCGCCGCGGACCGGCTGCTGCCGCGGACGGCCGCGTCCCGCTGA
- a CDS encoding NAD(P)-dependent oxidoreductase, translating into MNKIPTTRNTTVTVVGLGPMGRAMAAAYLDAGYEVTVWNRSAGKDADLVARGAHRAADVAEAVAASALTVLSLIDVEAMYGTLGDTGLGGRVLANLSSDVPDKARAAARWAEARGASYLTGGVNVPPAGIGQKGSSIFVSGAQEVYEEHRAALDVLAATDHRGTDPGHAQLYYQLNMILFWTAYTGWYQAVAVARANGLSAADILPYAGYTADSMRGFYEGSAPGIDAGDHSGAEARLSMCAASVEHILHTAADSGVDTGILAAHAELYRRGIDAGFGADGTSRLLQLLDSRTP; encoded by the coding sequence ATGAACAAGATTCCGACCACCCGGAACACCACGGTCACCGTCGTCGGCCTGGGACCGATGGGCCGCGCCATGGCCGCCGCCTATCTCGACGCCGGCTACGAGGTCACCGTGTGGAACCGCAGCGCGGGCAAGGACGCCGACCTCGTCGCCCGCGGGGCCCACCGCGCCGCCGACGTCGCCGAGGCCGTGGCCGCGAGCGCGCTGACCGTGCTCAGCCTGATCGACGTCGAGGCCATGTACGGCACGCTCGGCGACACCGGCCTCGGCGGCCGCGTGCTGGCCAACCTGTCCTCCGACGTCCCGGACAAGGCCCGCGCGGCAGCCCGGTGGGCCGAGGCGCGCGGGGCCTCGTACCTCACCGGCGGGGTCAACGTGCCGCCGGCCGGCATCGGACAGAAGGGCTCCTCTATCTTCGTCAGCGGCGCGCAGGAGGTCTACGAGGAGCACCGCGCCGCGCTCGACGTGCTTGCCGCCACCGACCACCGCGGCACCGACCCCGGCCACGCGCAGCTCTACTACCAGCTCAACATGATCCTCTTCTGGACCGCGTACACCGGCTGGTACCAGGCCGTCGCCGTCGCCCGCGCCAACGGGCTGAGCGCGGCCGACATCCTCCCGTACGCCGGCTACACGGCCGATTCGATGCGCGGCTTCTACGAGGGGTCCGCGCCGGGCATCGACGCGGGAGACCACTCGGGCGCGGAGGCCCGCCTGTCCATGTGCGCCGCGAGCGTCGAGCACATCCTGCACACCGCGGCCGACTCCGGTGTGGACACCGGGATCCTCGCCGCCCACGCCGAGCTCTACCGGCGCGGCATCGACGCGGGCTTCGGCGCGGACGGCACCTCGCGCCTGCTCCAGCTCCTGGACAGCAGGACTCCCTAG